Proteins encoded within one genomic window of Thioploca ingrica:
- a CDS encoding ABC transporter ATP-binding protein has protein sequence MITLRNVSLQRGTKQLFEQVNLTIHAGQKIGFIGANGCGKSSLFALLCGELHSDRGEIAMPPQINIAQVVQEMPAVSIPAIEYVLEGDQQLRLIEMQLATVRPADEGMQEAILHAQFEAIDGYTARSRAAQLLYGLGFAAIEHDKPVNEFSGGWRMRLNLAQALMCRSDLLLLDEPTNHLDLDAILWFEQWLKRYPGTVLLISHDRDFLDNVVDTIAHLSQQKITLYTGNYEAFEHKRAEQLASQQASYQQQQREIVHIQAFVARFRYKATKAKQAQSRLNALARMEKIAPAHVDSPFHFSFQLPLQSPDLLIYLDKVSVGYSDKPILEQVKLRIGKGTRLGLLGPNGAGKSTLIKLLAGLLKPSSGDYTVNDHLHIAYFAQHQLEQLCPEETPLQHLQRLDLKANEQTLRNFLGGFGFVDDQVLMPVAPFSGGEKARLVLALLVWQRPNVLLLDEPTNHLDLEMRHALTLALQDYEGALVIVSHDRYLLRATTDQFWLVADGRVKEFSGDLADYRQWLLEYRTKPSLNTQDSTLKQERLEKKNTVTLKREQRRPLQNRLKKIEQDLDRLIQQKTTIETGLADPIIYTDKQKVTEYLRQQTTLAEQLQQTEALWLEVTEALETLN, from the coding sequence ATGATTACTTTACGCAATGTTTCTTTACAACGTGGAACTAAACAATTATTTGAACAAGTCAATTTAACCATCCATGCCGGTCAGAAAATCGGTTTTATTGGTGCGAATGGTTGTGGGAAGTCAAGTTTGTTTGCTTTACTATGTGGTGAATTACATTCTGATCGGGGTGAAATCGCTATGCCTCCACAGATCAACATCGCTCAAGTTGTGCAAGAAATGCCGGCGGTTTCAATCCCGGCGATTGAATATGTATTAGAGGGTGATCAACAATTGCGTCTTATTGAAATGCAATTAGCAACGGTCAGGCCAGCCGATGAGGGTATGCAGGAAGCGATACTACATGCCCAATTTGAAGCCATTGATGGTTATACTGCTCGATCTCGCGCTGCACAACTGTTGTACGGTCTCGGTTTTGCAGCTATTGAGCATGACAAGCCGGTCAATGAATTTTCGGGTGGATGGCGAATGCGATTGAATCTAGCCCAAGCTTTAATGTGTCGTTCCGATTTACTCTTACTCGATGAACCCACTAATCATCTTGATTTAGATGCGATATTATGGTTTGAACAGTGGTTAAAACGTTATCCGGGCACGGTGTTATTGATTTCTCATGATCGAGATTTTTTGGATAATGTGGTTGACACTATCGCGCATCTTTCTCAACAAAAGATAACCCTTTATACGGGTAATTATGAAGCCTTTGAACATAAGCGCGCCGAACAATTAGCTTCACAACAAGCGAGTTATCAACAACAACAACGAGAAATAGTTCATATCCAGGCATTCGTTGCTCGGTTTCGTTATAAAGCCACCAAAGCTAAACAAGCCCAAAGTCGTCTCAATGCTCTAGCCAGGATGGAAAAAATTGCCCCAGCACATGTGGATTCTCCCTTTCACTTTAGTTTTCAATTACCGCTACAATCACCCGATTTACTCATTTATTTAGATAAAGTGAGTGTCGGTTATAGTGATAAGCCAATCTTAGAACAAGTCAAATTGCGGATTGGAAAAGGGACTCGGTTAGGTTTATTAGGTCCCAATGGTGCTGGCAAATCTACATTAATTAAATTATTAGCCGGATTACTTAAGCCCAGTAGCGGTGATTATACGGTTAACGACCATTTGCACATCGCTTATTTTGCTCAACATCAATTAGAGCAGTTATGCCCTGAAGAAACTCCTCTACAACACCTACAACGTCTCGATCTTAAAGCTAACGAACAAACTTTACGCAATTTTTTAGGTGGTTTTGGTTTTGTAGACGATCAAGTATTGATGCCGGTAGCACCTTTCTCCGGTGGTGAAAAAGCTCGATTAGTATTAGCATTATTAGTTTGGCAGCGACCCAATGTATTATTATTAGATGAACCGACTAATCATTTAGATTTAGAAATGCGTCATGCTTTAACGCTAGCATTACAAGATTATGAAGGGGCTTTGGTTATCGTTTCTCACGATCGTTATTTACTTCGGGCCACGACTGATCAATTCTGGTTAGTTGCTGATGGCCGGGTAAAAGAATTTAGTGGCGATTTAGCGGATTACCGCCAATGGTTATTGGAATACCGAACCAAACCGAGTCTCAATACTCAAGACAGTACCCTCAAACAAGAACGTTTAGAGAAGAAAAATACGGTGACACTCAAACGAGAGCAACGCCGCCCCTTACAAAATCGGTTGAAAAAAATAGAACAAGATTTAGATAGACTTATCCAGCAAAAAACCACGATTGAAACTGGGTTAGCGGATCCGATTATTTACACTGATAAACAGAAAGTAACAGAATATTTGCGTCAACAAACCACCCTGGCTGAACAATTACAACAAACAGAAGCACTGTGGTTAGAAGTGACCGAAGCATTAGAAACCTTAAATTAG
- a CDS encoding NAD(+) synthetase: protein MKYIKVGAATLNQTPLDWAGNKNHILAAIAAAQTQQVSILCLPELCLSGYGCEDAFLAPGTLAQSRRVLQAIIPYTQDIIVAVGLPLLYQNRVYNTVCLLVNGQIGGFVAKKFLPSDGIHYEPRWFHRWPHGAQTEIEIDHQRYPLGDIYFNCGGVRIGFEICEEAWVANRPGIKLAEQGVDIILNPSASHFAFGKHKIRERFVLEGSRAFSVGYVYTNLLGNEAGRAIYDGDALCASGGQLLATSNRFSFADYQLITALIDVDLTRMSQARTSEWVPKLASRIYLPFAYPQIPPHQEWATPSSWEDSPTIKEEEFTRAVSLGLFDYLRKSRAHGFVVSLSGGADSSAIACLVRLMVELGVAELSMTGFSRKLSYISLPTTTITEMVNSLLTCVYQATENSSMTTQTAAATLAKTLGADYLEFNINELVKNYINLVSQATHQELNWSEHDIALQNIQARVRSPGVWLVANLRRALLLATSNRSEAAQGYATMDGDTSGGLSPLAGIDKDFLRHWLRWLEVQGPAQLQPIAALKLVNQQAPTAELRPLAMQQTDEADLMPYDLLNVIEKAAIRDRQTPYEILGLLRAQFSQYSAEQLLIWVERFFTLWSRNQWKRERFAPSFHLDDESLDPKTWCRFPILSGGFIEELAEMRERVKQPQTGSSL, encoded by the coding sequence ATGAAATATATTAAAGTGGGTGCAGCCACACTTAACCAAACTCCTTTGGATTGGGCGGGTAATAAAAACCATATCCTCGCCGCTATTGCCGCAGCCCAAACGCAACAGGTCAGTATTTTGTGTTTACCGGAATTATGTCTGAGCGGCTATGGGTGTGAAGATGCTTTTTTAGCACCGGGCACTTTGGCACAATCCCGACGCGTATTGCAGGCCATTATTCCGTATACCCAAGATATTATTGTGGCAGTTGGCTTACCCTTACTTTACCAAAATCGGGTTTATAACACCGTGTGCTTATTGGTCAATGGTCAAATCGGTGGTTTTGTCGCTAAAAAATTTCTCCCCAGTGATGGCATTCATTATGAACCCCGTTGGTTTCATCGTTGGCCCCACGGTGCCCAAACTGAAATTGAAATTGATCACCAACGCTATCCACTCGGCGATATTTATTTTAATTGCGGTGGCGTGCGGATTGGCTTTGAAATTTGCGAAGAGGCTTGGGTAGCTAATCGTCCCGGGATTAAACTCGCTGAACAAGGGGTCGATATCATCCTCAATCCCAGTGCGAGCCATTTCGCCTTTGGTAAACATAAAATCCGGGAACGGTTTGTATTAGAAGGTTCTCGCGCTTTTAGTGTCGGTTATGTTTATACCAACCTGCTCGGTAATGAAGCTGGACGGGCGATTTACGATGGCGACGCTTTATGTGCTAGCGGTGGACAATTGCTCGCCACCAGTAACCGGTTTAGTTTTGCTGATTACCAACTGATCACGGCTTTGATTGATGTTGATTTGACTCGCATGTCACAAGCACGGACCAGCGAATGGGTTCCTAAGTTAGCTAGCCGTATTTATCTGCCTTTTGCTTATCCGCAGATACCGCCACATCAAGAATGGGCTACTCCCTCTTCATGGGAAGACAGTCCAACGATTAAGGAAGAAGAATTTACGCGGGCAGTGAGTTTAGGTTTATTTGATTATTTACGCAAAAGTCGCGCTCACGGTTTTGTTGTTTCCCTCAGTGGTGGTGCTGATTCCTCGGCGATTGCTTGTTTAGTGCGCCTTATGGTGGAATTGGGCGTTGCTGAATTGAGTATGACCGGTTTTAGTCGTAAACTGAGCTACATTTCTTTACCGACTACGACGATTACTGAGATGGTTAACTCACTGCTGACTTGTGTTTACCAAGCGACTGAAAATTCCAGTATGACTACTCAAACGGCGGCGGCTACCTTAGCTAAAACATTAGGTGCAGATTATTTAGAATTCAATATTAACGAACTAGTCAAAAATTATATTAACTTAGTTTCTCAAGCGACTCACCAGGAATTAAATTGGTCAGAGCACGATATTGCGCTGCAAAACATTCAAGCACGAGTGCGATCACCCGGGGTCTGGTTAGTGGCTAATCTGCGTCGAGCACTGTTGTTAGCAACGAGTAATCGCTCGGAAGCCGCTCAAGGTTACGCAACGATGGATGGTGATACCAGCGGCGGGTTAAGTCCACTCGCGGGAATTGATAAGGATTTTTTGCGCCACTGGTTACGTTGGCTGGAAGTCCAAGGGCCAGCGCAATTACAGCCCATTGCCGCGCTGAAGTTAGTCAATCAACAAGCACCGACTGCTGAATTACGGCCACTGGCTATGCAACAAACGGATGAAGCCGATTTAATGCCTTATGATTTACTCAATGTCATTGAAAAAGCTGCTATTCGGGATCGACAAACGCCTTACGAAATTTTGGGGTTATTACGTGCCCAATTTAGTCAATATTCCGCTGAACAATTATTGATATGGGTTGAACGCTTTTTTACCTTGTGGAGTCGTAATCAATGGAAACGGGAACGGTTTGCCCCCAGTTTTCATTTAGATGATGAAAGTCTGGATCCAAAAACATGGTGCCGCTTTCCCATTTTGTCAGGTGGATTTATTGAAGAATTAGCAGAAATGAGAGAACGAGTTAAACAACCTCAAACCGGATCGTCACTATGA
- a CDS encoding thiamine biosynthesis protein ThiG produces MSERYFTDKPLTIAGKTYSSRLLVGTGKYKDLEETRLAIEASGAQIVTVAIRRTNIGQDPDQPNLLDVISPDKYTLLPNTAGCYTVADALRTCRLARELLDGHNLVKLEVLGDEKTLLPDVIATLEAAEILIKEGFQVMVYTNDDPIMAKRFEELGCVAVMPLAAPIGSGLGIRNPLNILTIVENAHVPILVDAGVGTASDATIAMELGCDGILMNTAIANAKHPILMASAMKKAIEAGREAFLAGRMPAKRYASASSPLEGRFF; encoded by the coding sequence ATGTCTGAACGTTATTTTACCGATAAACCCTTAACTATTGCGGGTAAAACTTATAGTTCACGTTTATTAGTCGGAACTGGAAAATACAAAGATTTAGAAGAAACTCGCCTAGCAATAGAAGCGAGTGGTGCTCAAATCGTAACGGTAGCTATTCGTCGAACTAACATTGGTCAAGATCCAGACCAGCCCAATTTGCTTGATGTCATTTCTCCCGATAAATATACCTTATTACCCAACACTGCCGGTTGTTATACGGTAGCAGACGCGCTCCGAACTTGCCGCTTAGCTAGGGAACTGCTTGATGGGCACAATTTGGTAAAATTAGAAGTCTTGGGTGATGAGAAAACTTTATTGCCGGATGTGATCGCGACTTTAGAAGCCGCTGAAATTTTAATTAAAGAGGGATTTCAAGTGATGGTCTATACCAATGATGATCCTATCATGGCTAAACGTTTTGAAGAACTCGGTTGTGTGGCGGTGATGCCATTGGCAGCGCCCATTGGTTCGGGATTAGGAATTCGTAACCCACTTAATATATTGACTATTGTCGAAAATGCGCATGTACCGATTTTAGTTGATGCCGGAGTGGGTACCGCTTCTGATGCGACCATCGCGATGGAACTGGGTTGTGATGGTATTTTGATGAACACCGCGATTGCGAATGCCAAACATCCCATTCTGATGGCTTCTGCTATGAAAAAAGCCATTGAAGCTGGCCGGGAAGCTTTTTTAGCGGGACGGATGCCGGCTAAACGTTATGCCAGTGCTTCTTCACCATTAGAAGGACGGTTTTTTTAA